The Camelina sativa cultivar DH55 chromosome 16, Cs, whole genome shotgun sequence sequence NNNNNNNNNNNNNNNNNNNNNNNNNNNNNNNNNNNNNNNNNtttgttgttgttgtaattgttGGATCTTTGTGTTAGGGCTTGGCTTTGGTTATAATAATCTTTCATGCAAAATCGACTCGGATCTGCTTGTTTTAAGGGGATACTCAATACTAGTTAAGCATCTCATTCGTTTCAATTTGCTAATTTTATTACTTAAGCACATTCTATGGAAGTAAAGAAAGAGAATTTGGAGAgctctattattattattattattattattattgtcagtatatataatagagacatataaaaagaaacaaaagcatattATGATGATTATGATAGCTGTCTTCTTTTATATCATTCTCTTGCTGTGCTTTCTGGTTCCCATTACCCCTAAAGGTGGCTCCACTGCCTTCTCCAGCCCATTATTACggcttcttctcttcatcacaGAGACCATCTCATTCTTTTTAATACAACATATTATCAGATTTAGTTTTTGGACCATTTCTTTAGTtgattagcatttttttttggatattcaTGTTTGTATATCACATTGGTTTGGATCTCTATAGGTTTGAGATTGTATCATTGTTGTTGGATGGATTAGATGAGAGTATCTATCtactttggattttttttttttcttttctaggatctgtttctttctttagtttcttaCCTCACactttgtttacatttttagttttatcaCCAGAGAGAAAGAATGAATCCATCTGAACAAGTTAACGGAGATTCTCACCTTTATGGCATATAATATTTTGCTTAGATTTAAATATTGTAGTTCCAGTATCTATCTGTTTAGTCATGTCAGGCTCCTCCAATTGAATCATCTCTACTTCTTTATTCCATTCTTGTTACCATCCAACTTTCAAAGTCAGCCCCAACTTAAGTCTATTAGTTTACTACTAATTTTAGTTTggtatttttttctaatgataATGATTGgtatagttttcaaattttatatttgctaATATTCTTGAACAAGTtaaatgtttcttcttctcacatGTCTTGTCTGTGAAATTCTGCAGGGTAAAGATCGTGATGCTTTGATGGAGTTTCAGATGTCCAGGAGATGACATTTTAGTTCCAAATCTCGAAATTTTTTCAAGTACCTTTTTGATTGATTGAAGAGActgaagaagaaatgagaaagcATAGTATCATTAGAGACTCCTTGAAATCTTTCTTTGAGCCTCATCTTCATCCTGACAATGGTGAATTTCTCAAAGGAACAAAGACTGGTAAGTTTCTTTGCTCACTTTGTGTcagtttacattttttgtattCATTGAGATTATGTCAAAATCCGttggtcttttgttttttggagtTGTTTATAAATGAAGACAAAACTTTTGATCAACAGAAATAGATGAGAAAGTGAAGAAAATCTTGGGAATTGTTGAGAGTGGGGATATTGAGGAAGATGAATCCAAAAGACTAGTGGTTGCCGAGTTGGTGAAGGAATTCTACAAAGAGTATGAGTCCTTGTATCGCCAATACGATGATTTAACTGGTGAGATCAGGAAAAAAGTTCATGGTAAAGGAGAGAACGacagctcttcttcttcgagctcTGACTCGGATTCAGATATGAAGAGTAAGAGAAACGGGCGGGCTGAGAATGACATAGAGTTGGTTAAGAAACAGATCGAAGATGCAAATCTTGAAATTGCTGATCTCAGAAGGAAGTTAGCAACTAccgatgaagaaaaagaagccgTAGAATCAGAGCACCAAGAGATTTTGAACAAGTTTAAGGAATCAGAAGAGATTTGTGGGAATTTGAGACTTGAAGCTGAGAAGTTAGCGAGTGAAAACAAAGAACTAAATCAGAAACTGGAAGTTGCTGGTGAGACGGAATCTGATATTAATCAGAAGCTAGAAGAtgtgaagaaagagagagagggaatgGAAGCAGAGCTTGAGAAGAAGTCTCAAGAAGTTTCTGAGTATGTGAATCAGATCAGAAATCTAAAAGATGAGATGGAAAACAAGGCTAAAGATCACGAGAATACACTAGAAGAAAATAACCGTCTACAAGCGCAAAAGAACGAAACCGAAGcagaacttgagagagagaagcaagagaAGCCAGCGTTACTGAATCAGATTAACGATGTGCAGAAAGCGTTGTTAGAGCAAGAAGCTGCGTACAATACGCTGAGCCAAGAACATAAACAGATCAACGGTGTGTTCGAAGAACGAGAGGCAACAATCAAGAAGCTGACAGATGACTACAACCAAGCCCGAGAGATGTTGGAAGAGTACATGTCAAAGATGGAAGAGACGGAGAGGAGAATGCAAGAGACCGGTAAAGATGTTGCATCGAGGGAATCTGCGATTGTTGATCTCCAAGATACGGTAGAGAGCCTACGTAATGACGTAGAGATGAAAGGAGAGGAGTTAGAGAGCTTGATGGAGAAGATGAGTAACATCGAGGTTAAACTCCGTTTGTCTAACCAGAAACTGAGAGTAACTGAACAAGTGTTAACGGAGAAAGAAGGAGAGTTGAAGAGAATAGAAGCTAAGCATTTAGAGGAACAAGCATTGCTCGAGGAGAAGATCGCAATGACACATGAAACATATCGAGGCATGATGAAAGAGATGTCAGAGAGAGTGGCTGCAACAGTACTAAACCGGTTCCAATCCCTGTCTGAAAAACTTGAGGAGAAGCACAAAAGCTATGAAGAAACAGTGGTTAATGCCACGAAGATGCTTTTGATGGCGAAGAAGTGTGTGGTAGAGATGAAGGAGAataaagaagagatgaagaaggagaaggaagaggtgGAGAAGAAGCTTGAAGGTCAAGTaagagaagaggaaagagagaaggagaagttgAAGGAGACATTGTTGGGAttaggagaagagaagagagaagcgATAAGACAGTTATGTGTATGGATCGAACACCATAGAGACCGTTGTGAGTATCTTGAAGAGGTTTTGTCCAAAATGGTTGCGGCAAGAGGACAAAGACGGCCACAAGGCCCACAACGATCTTAAAGTGACTTGTTCTCTTCTCAAATCTGTAAGTTAGAGCTTAGCTGTgtttattttactctttttttttttttgccgattggtgtttgtttttttataatttgtttgtgcTTTCTAAGTCGAAATTGTTTTGTTGGAGTGACGTGTGAAGATTGTTTTGTAGTTGTAAGACCATAAAGATGGACTTGGATGGATGGTGAGGTTTGTATAGAGACTCATTTGTCGTTATAATGTTtctcttgttaaaaaaaaaaaaacagttgagCAGCACTTTTATTTATgggattttagaaaaaatttggACATAATACCAAAGTACCAAACACCATAATGCACCGAAAAATAATGGTCTATACTCTATATTTACAAATACATTACTTAAAAATCCAACCAACTGCAAACGCAAGGATAATAACAATAGCATTTGAGCTCCTCCTTCCGCCGCCCTTGAAGACAGCCTAGATCCGCTTCGTTTATTGCCTCTCCGGTCACTGGCGTTCCTCGCCGTGTCCGTGAGGGGGCTCCCAAGGTTCCCTTTATGCAGCTGACTTTTTTCCGATAGGCGATCTGACGAGATTAGGTTGCAGAGTTTGATGGCGATTTTAACGGTGGCTCCGATTTGTGGAGAATTGGCCTCGGCTTGTCTCGAATCTTCTGTGAATCTTGGCGATTACTCCCTCCCGGTGCTTTCACCCCCTTCGGTTTGTTTGAGGACGGCAATCTGAGTTTGTGTGAGGCTCCTTAAGGTGTTTCTCGGCGGTTCTTCTTAAGCTCCATTAGCGATGGAGCTTCTGCTTGTCCAGTTTCAAGCAGCGGTAAGATTCTTCAGAGGCAAGTGGTGGGTAGTTGCTTGGTATTACAATGGTAGCTTCTTTGGCATGCGGCGGCTCTCCTCTCGTGGTGGCGTAAGAGATTAGCGCTCTCTTCCTCTCCGTGTTTGCCTTCTGTCTTCACTTCGTTCACCTTCTATTCCGCCCCGTGATTAGATGTTGTTTGTTTCCCTGGCTCATTGCGTACTCTGGTATGCTCGGAGtctctgttttgtgtgttgttgttttaggtGTGGATTTTAGTGCTGAGGCGTCAGCCACCAGTGACTCTGatcttcctttttgtttatacCGGGGGCGTTTGGTCATCAAATGGTAGTCttgttttgtggtttgttgTTAGAGTCGGCTTCTCTAACTACTTGCAAGCTACCTAACATCAACTCCCAAGCCAAAGGTGTTGATCAGAAAAGGTGGACTGGTGTTCGTCCGAGACTTGTCTTGCTCTTGTAGGATTTTGTGAGTTTCGTCTAGGATGGAGATGAGGGCTACGCTTGACAATGGGTTTGGGTCTGCCCAACGTCGCTGCCCATACCATTTCCGTGCAAATCCATGG is a genomic window containing:
- the LOC104753101 gene encoding protein NETWORKED 4B-like, giving the protein MRKHSIIRDSLKSFFEPHLHPDNGEFLKGTKTEIDEKVKKILGIVESGDIEEDESKRLVVAELVKEFYKEYESLYRQYDDLTGEIRKKVHGKGENDSSSSSSSDSDSDMKSKRNGRAENDIELVKKQIEDANLEIADLRRKLATTDEEKEAVESEHQEILNKFKESEEICGNLRLEAEKLASENKELNQKLEVAGETESDINQKLEDVKKEREGMEAELEKKSQEVSEYVNQIRNLKDEMENKAKDHENTLEENNRLQAQKNETEAELEREKQEKPALLNQINDVQKALLEQEAAYNTLSQEHKQINGVFEEREATIKKLTDDYNQAREMLEEYMSKMEETERRMQETGKDVASRESAIVDLQDTVESLRNDVEMKGEELESLMEKMSNIEVKLRLSNQKLRVTEQVLTEKEGELKRIEAKHLEEQALLEEKIAMTHETYRGMMKEMSERVAATVLNRFQSLSEKLEEKHKSYEETVVNATKMLLMAKKCVVEMKENKEEMKKEKEEVEKKLEGQVREEEREKEKLKETLLGLGEEKREAIRQLCVWIEHHRDRCEYLEEVLSKMVAARGQRRPQGPQRS